In Candidatus Desulfofervidus auxilii, one genomic interval encodes:
- the cas7b gene encoding type I-B CRISPR-associated protein Cas7/Csh2, producing the protein MKEIVKNRSEILFLYDIAWANPNGDPADENKPRIDEETGKNIVTDVRLKRTVRDYLHDFKNQEIFVREIEIAPGNIQDAKARAEDFLVDEKGNKLDKSKLDLNKMKEIIEKNILSKCIDVRLFGATIPLEKSRQEKSSLTYTGPVQFKMGQSLHRVKLHYIKGTGAFASEAGKEQKTFREEWVLPYALICFYSVINENAAKITHLTEDDVNLLMEAFWNGTKNLISRSKMGQMPRFLLRVVYKQKNYHIGDLDKRIKLVTDKPDEEVRGIEDYRLDASGLIETLIKHKDRIEEVIYGKDGLLKTKPDDFENQLNQEGINVKLCNF; encoded by the coding sequence ATGAAAGAAATAGTTAAAAATCGGTCGGAAATATTGTTTTTGTATGATATTGCCTGGGCAAATCCTAATGGTGATCCTGCCGATGAAAACAAGCCACGCATAGATGAAGAAACAGGTAAAAACATTGTAACCGATGTGCGGTTAAAACGGACAGTGAGAGATTATTTACATGATTTTAAGAACCAAGAAATCTTTGTAAGAGAAATAGAAATTGCCCCAGGAAACATTCAAGATGCCAAGGCACGAGCTGAGGATTTTCTTGTGGATGAGAAAGGGAACAAACTTGATAAGTCTAAGTTAGATTTAAATAAAATGAAAGAAATTATTGAAAAAAACATTTTATCTAAGTGTATTGATGTGAGGCTCTTTGGAGCTACTATTCCTTTGGAAAAGAGCAGACAGGAAAAAAGCTCTCTTACCTATACCGGCCCTGTGCAATTTAAGATGGGTCAGTCATTACATCGGGTAAAACTGCACTACATTAAAGGCACAGGTGCCTTTGCTTCAGAAGCAGGTAAAGAACAAAAGACCTTTAGAGAAGAATGGGTTTTGCCCTATGCCTTAATCTGTTTTTACAGCGTCATTAATGAAAATGCGGCTAAAATTACGCATCTTACCGAAGACGATGTAAATCTTCTTATGGAGGCCTTTTGGAATGGCACTAAAAATCTTATTTCCCGCTCCAAAATGGGACAGATGCCAAGGTTTTTATTGAGGGTGGTTTATAAACAAAAGAATTATCATATTGGAGACTTGGATAAACGGATAAAGCTTGTAACAGATAAACCAGATGAGGAAGTTAGAGGAATAGAAGACTATAGACTGGATGCAAGTGGGCTTATTGAAACATTAATTAAACACAAAGATAGAATTGAAGAAGTTATCTATGGTAAGGATGGATTGCTTAAGACAAAGCCTGATGATTTTGAAAACCAACTAAATCAAGAAGGGATTAACGTAAAATTATGCAATTTTTAG
- a CDS encoding 4Fe-4S binding protein, producing the protein MGKVNAIISWKKLNLGIAITEPGSARKFLTGDWRTQRPVLDKEACIRCGRCWIYCPEGAYTEDEEGYFQCNLDYCKGCGICAQECPEGAINMVLEEKE; encoded by the coding sequence ATGGGAAAGGTAAATGCAATAATAAGTTGGAAGAAATTGAATTTAGGCATAGCCATTACTGAGCCCGGAAGTGCCAGAAAATTTCTTACCGGTGATTGGCGAACGCAACGTCCTGTTTTGGATAAGGAGGCCTGCATTAGATGCGGACGGTGTTGGATTTATTGTCCTGAAGGGGCTTATACTGAAGATGAAGAAGGTTATTTTCAGTGTAACTTAGATTACTGTAAAGGTTGTGGTATTTGTGCCCAAGAATGCCCTGAAGGGGCAATCAATATGGTTTTAGAAGAAAAAGAATAG
- a CDS encoding aldehyde ferredoxin oxidoreductase N-terminal domain-containing protein, whose protein sequence is MFGWQGKALRVNLTNGLVETELIATELLEDYLGGCLLTGKIAELENISAENNKLVISNGVLTGTGTPGAALCAIGAHVFPEFFCCPLWYHLGAELKFCGYDVIIIEGEAPVWSYLLVSDNEVKIISGEEIKGLSLRETENFIRDGYSKWLGNEIRILSIGEAGEGQSALASLVNDGLLISHSGGIGSVFGEKRLKAIAVRGIQDFKLAHASKFVDIITKAIQNFRDNKDRIYEQMANICEELNLPLVEKIYYGSEKRGCLGCPIACLQQKQEEFLPHFTTLFCLTHLLGLYRLEEILVIYHLCLKKGIDPIALSVAARCVIELVKQGKVKETSLKIGDIEGLINLITDHDSLLHKGAARLAQEYNIEEYFKGLKKELNEHLGIIFGNLNQVNEKMHILDALGICPYILLGFPFEMIKETFKTVTGKELDEGSLKNRGLKWMEDYTVFR, encoded by the coding sequence ATGTTTGGATGGCAAGGCAAGGCATTAAGGGTAAATTTAACTAATGGTTTGGTGGAAACAGAACTTATTGCAACAGAGCTTTTAGAAGACTACCTGGGTGGTTGCCTATTGACAGGAAAGATAGCTGAGCTGGAAAATATTTCGGCTGAGAATAACAAATTGGTCATCAGTAATGGTGTCCTTACAGGCACAGGAACACCAGGTGCTGCCTTATGTGCTATAGGGGCACATGTATTCCCCGAGTTTTTTTGTTGTCCTCTCTGGTACCACCTAGGAGCCGAATTAAAGTTCTGTGGTTACGATGTGATTATTATAGAAGGAGAGGCGCCTGTATGGAGTTATCTATTGGTATCAGATAATGAGGTTAAAATCATATCAGGAGAAGAAATAAAAGGGCTTTCCCTTAGAGAGACAGAAAATTTTATTAGAGATGGATATAGTAAATGGTTGGGAAATGAAATTAGGATTTTAAGTATTGGTGAGGCAGGTGAAGGTCAGTCAGCATTAGCAAGTTTAGTGAATGATGGTCTTCTTATTTCTCATTCAGGAGGAATTGGAAGTGTCTTTGGAGAAAAACGCTTAAAGGCCATAGCGGTAAGGGGAATACAAGATTTCAAACTGGCACATGCCTCTAAATTTGTTGATATTATTACCAAAGCTATTCAAAATTTTAGAGACAATAAAGACCGTATTTATGAACAAATGGCTAATATATGTGAGGAATTAAATCTGCCTTTAGTGGAGAAGATTTACTATGGTTCAGAAAAAAGAGGGTGTTTAGGGTGCCCTATTGCTTGTTTGCAACAAAAACAAGAGGAATTTTTACCTCACTTTACTACACTTTTTTGTCTTACACACCTCCTGGGTCTCTATAGATTGGAGGAAATTTTGGTAATTTATCACCTTTGTTTAAAAAAAGGTATTGACCCTATCGCCCTGAGTGTTGCTGCCAGATGTGTTATAGAATTGGTAAAGCAGGGAAAGGTAAAAGAAACTTCCTTAAAAATCGGTGACATAGAAGGACTTATAAATTTAATAACCGATCACGATTCTCTATTGCATAAAGGTGCAGCCAGATTAGCCCAAGAATATAACATAGAAGAATATTTTAAGGGATTAAAAAAGGAATTAAATGAGCACTTGGGGATTATATTTGGTAATCTAAACCAGGTTAATGAAAAAATGCACATTTTAGACGCCTTGGGAATATGTCCTTATATTCTTTTGGGTTTTCCTTTTGAGATGATTAAAGAGACCTTTAAGACAGTTACAGGAAAGGAGTTGGATGAAGGAAGTTTGAAAAATAGAGGGTTAAAATGGATGGAAGATTATACCGTATTCAGATAG
- a CDS encoding CoB--CoM heterodisulfide reductase iron-sulfur subunit B family protein, translating into MEQLGYYPGCTLETTGREFDMTTRITCQQLGIELVEIPDWNCCGASSAHELNNYLAISLAARNLAIAEQKLALDVVIPCAACFNRLKVAQKALLNKAYSEFVFEGRTKVYDLLRFLAQPRYKKRLKHQVGKSLKGLKAVAYYGCLLTRPPEVTDHPHPENPTEMDEILKILGVDCLFWSYKTDCCGASLTVGRVDVVHQLVKKLYDHALEVGAECIVTACPLCHANLDLRQKEINEKFNKNYYLPIFYFTELMVLAMDINDTEVWARGHLVDPIPLLKEKGLC; encoded by the coding sequence ATGGAACAACTAGGGTATTATCCAGGTTGCACTTTAGAGACCACAGGCAGAGAATTTGATATGACTACGCGCATAACTTGTCAGCAATTAGGTATAGAGCTAGTAGAAATACCAGATTGGAATTGTTGTGGAGCCAGTTCCGCTCATGAACTCAATAATTATTTGGCTATTTCTTTGGCTGCGCGTAATTTGGCTATCGCTGAACAAAAGTTGGCTCTGGATGTAGTTATTCCCTGTGCTGCCTGCTTTAACCGTTTAAAAGTAGCCCAAAAGGCTTTGTTAAACAAAGCTTATTCAGAATTTGTTTTTGAAGGTAGAACAAAGGTTTATGACCTTCTGCGCTTTTTGGCTCAACCTCGGTATAAAAAGAGGCTGAAACATCAAGTAGGAAAATCTTTAAAAGGATTAAAGGCAGTAGCTTATTATGGGTGTTTGTTAACTCGTCCTCCAGAAGTTACCGATCATCCCCATCCTGAAAACCCTACAGAGATGGATGAGATTTTAAAAATATTAGGTGTGGATTGCCTATTCTGGTCTTATAAGACTGATTGCTGTGGGGCTAGCCTTACGGTAGGCAGAGTAGATGTTGTGCATCAATTAGTAAAAAAACTTTATGACCATGCCTTGGAAGTAGGGGCAGAGTGTATAGTAACCGCTTGTCCTTTATGTCATGCCAATTTGGATTTAAGACAAAAGGAAATTAATGAAAAATTTAATAAAAACTATTATCTTCCCATTTTTTATTTCACAGAGTTAATGGTGTTAGCTATGGATATCAATGATACAGAAGTATGGGCAAGAGGTCATTTGGTGGATCCAATACCTTTGTTAAAGGAGAAGGGATTATGCTAG
- a CDS encoding HAMP domain-containing histidine kinase, producing MRNRLGLREKLFLSFLSILILCFTIAYIYLKFGLRDYLINQLETKLTRENELIRSFLIKQDLTLNFDLDPLADEIGKILGARVTIIDISGRVVADSEVSKEKLRYLENHSHRPEVMSALKRNIGITKRYSTTLRQEMLYVALPLVKQENLIGVVRISLPLTQVEQTISQVERIIWMSLGLGLFLAIIISLLLSQSFTNPIKKITETAITLAKGDFKKRIGIYPKNEIGTLAYTIDDLARRIDQYISQLNQEKTYLETILKSIYEGIVVTDKKGEIVLYNNAFKSLFPQVEIGKSSIEILRDKAWIKGIEEVINGTEKISIELVIPYPQERVFEVHLCGIKHNVETIGTIAVFYDITHLKKLEKMRKDFVANVSHELRTPLTSIKGYAETVLYEKDLEKIKEFTSIILKHTNFLIKLTHDLIELSRIESVGFRVEKEHISLKELIEEIMETLREKAQERGIGMEIKIKDNQTIWANEEKARQVFNNLIDNALKYTEKGKIEISAEGQNNFMLIKVSDTGIGIPKKDLTRIFERFYRVNKNRSRTLGGIGLGLSIAKHIVETHGGEIWVESELGKGSTFFIKWPR from the coding sequence TTGAGGAATAGACTTGGTCTGAGGGAAAAATTATTTTTATCTTTTTTAAGTATTTTAATCCTTTGTTTTACTATTGCCTATATATATCTCAAATTTGGTCTAAGAGATTACCTTATAAATCAGCTAGAAACAAAACTAACACGAGAGAATGAACTCATCCGCAGCTTTTTAATAAAGCAGGATTTAACCCTTAATTTTGACCTGGATCCTTTGGCTGATGAGATAGGAAAGATTCTGGGAGCAAGGGTTACTATCATTGATATTTCAGGAAGGGTAGTAGCTGATTCAGAAGTAAGTAAGGAAAAATTGAGATATTTGGAAAATCACAGTCATAGACCAGAGGTAATGAGTGCCTTAAAGAGAAATATTGGAATAACCAAGCGTTATAGCACTACTCTAAGACAAGAAATGCTTTATGTGGCCTTACCCTTAGTAAAACAAGAAAATTTAATAGGGGTAGTAAGAATCTCTTTGCCTCTAACCCAAGTTGAACAGACCATCTCTCAAGTAGAAAGGATTATTTGGATGTCTTTGGGATTGGGACTTTTTCTGGCTATAATTATTAGCCTCTTACTTTCTCAGAGCTTTACTAACCCAATTAAAAAAATTACAGAAACTGCTATTACTCTGGCCAAAGGAGATTTCAAAAAGAGGATTGGTATTTATCCTAAAAATGAAATAGGCACATTGGCTTATACTATTGATGATTTGGCTAGAAGAATTGACCAATATATAAGTCAATTAAATCAGGAGAAAACTTATTTAGAAACTATTTTAAAAAGTATTTATGAAGGAATTGTGGTGACGGATAAAAAGGGGGAAATTGTGCTTTATAATAATGCCTTTAAATCACTCTTTCCCCAAGTAGAAATAGGCAAGAGTTCTATAGAAATCTTGCGAGATAAGGCATGGATTAAGGGAATAGAAGAGGTGATAAATGGGACAGAAAAGATATCTATAGAACTAGTTATTCCTTATCCCCAAGAAAGGGTCTTTGAAGTGCATCTTTGTGGCATAAAACACAATGTAGAAACAATTGGCACCATCGCTGTATTTTATGACATCACTCACCTAAAAAAGCTTGAAAAGATGAGGAAAGACTTTGTGGCCAATGTCTCACATGAATTACGCACGCCCCTTACCAGCATTAAGGGATATGCAGAAACGGTGTTATATGAAAAAGACCTAGAGAAGATTAAAGAATTCACCTCCATTATTTTGAAACACACGAATTTTTTAATTAAACTAACACATGATTTAATTGAGCTTTCTAGGATTGAAAGTGTGGGTTTTCGGGTGGAAAAAGAACATATTTCCTTAAAAGAATTAATAGAAGAAATAATGGAAACACTTAGAGAGAAGGCCCAAGAAAGGGGTATTGGAATGGAAATAAAGATAAAAGATAACCAAACTATATGGGCTAATGAAGAAAAGGCAAGACAAGTGTTTAATAATCTTATTGATAATGCATTAAAATATACAGAAAAAGGTAAGATTGAAATAAGTGCTGAAGGACAAAATAATTTTATGCTTATAAAAGTTAGTGACACAGGCATAGGCATTCCCAAGAAGGATTTAACTCGTATCTTTGAGCGTTTTTATAGGGTGAATAAAAATCGCTCCAGGACATTAGGGGGTATAGGATTAGGACTTTCTATTGCAAAACATATTGTTGAAACCCATGGTGGCGAGATTTGGGTAGAAAGCGAATTAGGAAAAGGCTCTACATTTTTTATTAAATGGCCAAGATGA
- a CDS encoding 4Fe-4S dicluster domain-containing protein, whose protein sequence is MFTADFLKEVNQHSGEKVQLCFQCFKCSLGCPVSFAMDYLPHQLLRMVQMGLKDRVLHSHTIWVCAACETCTTRCPNHIDIARVIDTLRQMAIKQGKPAEKPIVAFHKAFLNSVRRHGKLNEWELMAEYKLRSTRFLDDLWLIPEMWKRKKLFLRIRGVHKKSEIKKIFKKAKAWNN, encoded by the coding sequence ATGTTTACTGCAGATTTTTTAAAAGAGGTCAATCAGCATAGCGGAGAAAAGGTTCAACTGTGTTTTCAATGCTTTAAGTGTAGCTTGGGATGCCCGGTGAGCTTTGCCATGGATTATCTCCCTCATCAATTGTTACGTATGGTCCAAATGGGTCTAAAAGATAGAGTGTTACATAGTCATACCATTTGGGTATGTGCGGCTTGCGAAACTTGCACCACCCGATGCCCAAATCATATTGACATTGCTAGGGTAATAGATACTTTAAGACAGATGGCCATAAAACAGGGCAAACCAGCAGAAAAGCCTATCGTGGCCTTTCATAAAGCATTTTTAAATTCAGTGCGCCGTCATGGGAAGCTAAATGAGTGGGAATTAATGGCAGAATATAAGTTGCGCAGCACCAGATTTTTAGACGACTTATGGCTTATACCTGAAATGTGGAAAAGAAAGAAGTTGTTTTTAAGGATAAGAGGTGTACATAAGAAATCCGAGATAAAAAAAATTTTTAAAAAGGCAAAGGCATGGAACAACTAG
- the pstB gene encoding phosphate ABC transporter ATP-binding protein PstB — MKIKIVTENLSFYYGDFCALKNISLEFLENKVTALIGPSGCGKSTFIRCLNRMNDLIPGARVEGKVLLDGKNIYGKNIDVTEIRRRVGMVFQRPNPLPKSVFENIAYGLKINGRRNKAEIAAKVEESLKAAALWDEVKDKLKKSGLSLSGGQQQRLCIARALAIEPEVLLMDEPCSALDPIATQKIEELIHKLKEKYTIIIVTHNMQQAARVSDYTAFFYMGRIIEVGNTEDIFTKPREKQTEDYITGRFG, encoded by the coding sequence ATGAAAATAAAGATAGTTACCGAAAATCTGAGCTTTTATTATGGAGACTTTTGTGCGTTAAAAAATATCTCTCTTGAATTTCTAGAGAATAAAGTAACTGCCCTAATTGGGCCTTCGGGTTGTGGAAAAAGCACCTTCATTAGATGTTTAAACAGGATGAATGACCTCATCCCTGGAGCAAGGGTTGAAGGAAAGGTGCTCTTGGATGGTAAAAATATTTATGGTAAGAACATAGATGTGACAGAGATAAGGAGAAGAGTAGGTATGGTGTTTCAAAGACCCAATCCCTTACCGAAGTCAGTTTTTGAAAATATAGCATATGGGCTAAAGATAAATGGCAGGAGAAATAAAGCCGAGATTGCAGCCAAAGTAGAAGAAAGTCTTAAGGCAGCCGCTCTTTGGGATGAAGTAAAAGATAAACTTAAGAAATCAGGACTTTCTCTTTCTGGGGGACAACAGCAAAGGCTTTGTATTGCCCGTGCCCTAGCCATTGAGCCTGAAGTATTACTTATGGATGAACCGTGTTCTGCCTTAGACCCCATTGCTACTCAAAAAATAGAAGAGTTAATCCACAAACTAAAAGAAAAATACACTATTATTATTGTCACCCATAATATGCAACAGGCAGCCCGTGTCTCTGATTACACTGCGTTTTTTTATATGGGAAGGATTATTGAAGTAGGAAATACAGAAGATATATTTACCAAACCCAGGGAGAAACAGACAGAAGACTATATTACAGGAAGATTTGGATAA
- a CDS encoding pyruvate ferredoxin oxidoreductase subunit gamma produces the protein MLEIRFHGRGGQGAVTCTELIAKAAIAEGKYAQAFPSFGAERRGAPVTAFLRVSDRPIRIRQNIYEPDVIVVLDPTLLGPGVSKGLKKNGFIITNSPKTPTEVKKEYDFEQKVATVDATKIALDTIRLPITNTTMLGAVIRATQIVSLESLAEVLEERFGRLAKRNQQAMERAFTETKIGD, from the coding sequence ATGCTAGAAATAAGATTTCATGGTCGAGGTGGTCAAGGAGCGGTTACCTGTACGGAATTAATTGCCAAAGCGGCTATTGCCGAGGGTAAATACGCTCAGGCCTTCCCCAGTTTTGGTGCTGAAAGAAGAGGAGCACCAGTAACAGCCTTTTTACGTGTTTCTGATCGTCCTATTCGGATAAGACAAAATATTTATGAGCCAGATGTAATAGTGGTATTAGACCCTACTTTGCTTGGACCAGGGGTTTCTAAAGGCTTGAAAAAAAATGGTTTTATTATTACTAATTCCCCCAAGACCCCAACTGAAGTCAAGAAAGAGTATGATTTTGAACAAAAGGTAGCCACAGTAGATGCCACTAAGATAGCCTTGGATACCATTCGTTTACCTATTACTAATACTACTATGCTAGGAGCGGTAATTAGGGCTACTCAAATCGTAAGCCTGGAATCTTTGGCAGAGGTATTGGAAGAAAGGTTTGGCCGTTTAGCAAAGAGGAATCAACAGGCCATGGAAAGGGCCTTTACTGAAACCAAAATAGGAGACTAA
- the porB gene encoding pyruvate synthase subunit PorB has protein sequence MIPAEKKVFEGFKARELPKEDLFTQGHRACQGCGGALALRLITKAIGRRVIVANATGCMEIISSAFPQTAWDVPWIHVAFENAAAVASGVESALKAMMRKGKLKEEKIFVLAVAGDGGTADIGLQALSGALERGHDFVYVCIDNEAYMNTGIQRSSSTPFGARTTTSPAGKKSIGQMTRKKNVPAIAVAHDIPYVATACPTYYLDLMNKVKKAIETPGPAYLHCLSACPTGWRCAPNLAIEVGRLAVETGVFPLYEVINGRYKINYPHRRLKPVRQYLEMQGRFRHLTDEYIEIIQERVNKEMAKLRALERFASFYESVLANF, from the coding sequence ATGATACCAGCAGAAAAAAAGGTATTTGAGGGTTTTAAAGCGAGGGAGTTACCTAAAGAGGACCTTTTTACTCAAGGACATCGTGCTTGCCAAGGGTGTGGAGGAGCTTTAGCCTTGCGTTTAATCACCAAGGCAATAGGTAGAAGGGTTATTGTAGCTAATGCCACTGGGTGTATGGAAATTATTTCTTCTGCTTTTCCTCAAACTGCCTGGGATGTTCCTTGGATTCATGTAGCCTTTGAAAACGCAGCTGCAGTGGCTTCTGGGGTAGAATCAGCCCTTAAGGCCATGATGCGTAAAGGGAAATTAAAGGAAGAGAAAATTTTTGTTTTAGCAGTTGCTGGTGATGGTGGCACAGCGGACATTGGTCTGCAGGCCCTTTCCGGTGCTTTAGAGAGAGGACATGATTTTGTTTATGTATGTATTGATAATGAAGCATATATGAATACTGGTATTCAGCGTTCTTCTTCCACCCCATTTGGCGCTCGCACTACTACCTCTCCGGCTGGTAAAAAAAGTATCGGTCAAATGACCCGGAAAAAAAATGTGCCTGCCATTGCTGTGGCCCATGATATTCCTTATGTAGCTACCGCTTGCCCTACTTATTATTTAGATTTGATGAATAAGGTGAAAAAAGCCATAGAAACTCCTGGTCCTGCCTATCTCCATTGTCTATCAGCCTGCCCCACAGGCTGGCGGTGTGCTCCTAATTTAGCCATCGAAGTAGGGCGTTTGGCTGTGGAGACAGGGGTCTTTCCATTATATGAGGTAATAAATGGCCGATATAAGATTAATTATCCACACCGTCGTTTAAAACCCGTAAGACAATATTTAGAAATGCAAGGAAGATTCAGACACCTCACCGATGAATATATTGAAATCATCCAGGAAAGGGTGAATAAAGAAATGGCCAAACTCAGGGCCTTAGAGCGATTTGCTAGTTTTTATGAGAGTGTGTTAGCGAATTTTTAG
- the phoU gene encoding phosphate signaling complex protein PhoU, translated as MERRFHNELNDLKMNLLKMASMVERSLGDSLKAFRERDEKLAKEIIKRDDEIDNIEMQIDKQGLSLLARYQPMASDLRFITTAMRMNSDLERCGDQAVNVAQRVIELAKRPPLYCCLDELQSIAEIAIEMLSEAVNAFVYKDLDLAVKVCKRDDEVDALRDYIFTTLLNFMMTHSAGVKRGAHLIIVNGCWERVADHATNIAEDVVFLLEGKIIRHQY; from the coding sequence ATGGAAAGGCGCTTTCACAATGAACTAAATGACCTTAAGATGAATTTGTTGAAGATGGCCTCTATGGTGGAAAGGTCCCTGGGTGACAGTTTAAAGGCTTTTAGAGAAAGGGATGAAAAACTGGCAAAAGAGATAATAAAAAGAGATGATGAAATTGATAACATAGAGATGCAAATAGATAAACAAGGTCTTTCTCTTTTAGCCAGATATCAACCTATGGCTAGTGATTTAAGGTTTATTACCACAGCTATGCGAATGAATTCTGACTTAGAGCGGTGTGGAGACCAGGCAGTAAACGTGGCTCAAAGGGTGATAGAACTGGCAAAGAGGCCACCCCTCTATTGTTGTTTAGATGAGTTACAATCCATTGCTGAAATAGCCATAGAGATGCTGAGTGAAGCAGTGAATGCCTTTGTTTATAAGGATTTAGACCTGGCTGTTAAAGTTTGTAAGAGAGACGATGAAGTAGATGCCTTAAGAGACTATATATTTACCACACTATTGAATTTTATGATGACTCATAGTGCAGGTGTCAAGCGAGGAGCACATTTAATTATTGTTAATGGGTGTTGGGAAAGAGTAGCTGACCATGCCACAAATATTGCCGAAGATGTAGTCTTTTTGCTAGAAGGAAAGATTATTCGACATCAGTATTAA
- a CDS encoding TIGR02556 family CRISPR-associated protein, with product MLDAVKELGDCILDRENKDKLTILLEPLYKANQEEPRLLTIDIDITTAPQYLGISIEPYRTDKIEKYLYKRGSSRGANFSPTTQITDTSRTYQIKILGWFRDCEKRKKEFSEEDQSFIQTLHELLKEKEKEIVSDLGEKWEETKISCVTLRFKKDNEWLYLGDLKIFKDFLLKKVFEKEAKIAGQNKICSLCKQRKSSVFLDSSIFKFFNIDKPGFITGGFIQEDAWHMFPLCSDCKLSLVEGKNFLQNLQFTFVKGMQYFLIPHFLLGKEQVREEVLDILLNAQKRVTLSKESKKNITADEEDILFYLKEAEDTISFYLLFLKKEQSAERILLLIEDVLPSRLQTIFKAKYKVDKKFEPLDYNFDHCLRKFFFKTDEKNKRADLDKYFLEVIDKVFKDRTLSLSWLLQFFMHEIKKDFFKTYAQNDNYRFQNSVRYTLMNLDFFTNLGLLPIKSFKEEGMFVALYEKYQLDSALKRGLFLLGALTELLLQIQRVKRDGSMPFFKQLKGLKMNESEIKGLLPKVINKFIEYESYGRGKRLLAEEASKNLLNSGSNWKITLDEINFYFAVGMALASEVKEIAENTGGGDERNS from the coding sequence ATGTTAGACGCTGTCAAAGAACTAGGTGATTGTATTTTAGATAGAGAAAATAAAGATAAACTAACCATTTTATTAGAACCCCTTTACAAGGCCAACCAAGAAGAGCCGCGGCTTTTGACTATTGACATAGATATAACCACCGCACCTCAATATTTAGGAATAAGTATAGAGCCGTATCGGACAGATAAAATTGAAAAGTATCTTTATAAAAGAGGTTCTTCTAGGGGAGCTAATTTTTCTCCCACTACCCAAATTACAGACACTTCTAGAACATATCAAATTAAAATTTTAGGTTGGTTTCGGGATTGTGAAAAGAGAAAAAAAGAATTTTCTGAAGAAGACCAATCTTTCATACAAACACTGCACGAACTTTTAAAAGAGAAAGAAAAGGAAATTGTCAGCGATTTGGGAGAAAAATGGGAAGAAACAAAGATTTCCTGCGTGACCTTGCGTTTTAAAAAGGATAATGAGTGGCTTTATCTTGGAGACTTAAAGATTTTTAAGGACTTTCTTCTTAAAAAGGTATTTGAAAAAGAGGCCAAAATTGCAGGTCAAAATAAGATTTGCTCTTTGTGTAAACAGAGAAAATCATCTGTATTTTTAGATTCGTCTATCTTTAAGTTTTTTAACATAGACAAACCAGGTTTTATTACTGGCGGGTTTATTCAAGAAGATGCCTGGCACATGTTTCCTCTTTGTTCTGATTGTAAGTTAAGTTTGGTAGAAGGCAAAAATTTCTTGCAAAATTTACAGTTCACTTTTGTTAAGGGTATGCAGTATTTTCTTATTCCTCACTTTCTTTTGGGGAAAGAGCAAGTAAGAGAGGAAGTTTTAGATATCTTATTGAATGCCCAAAAGCGAGTTACTCTAAGCAAGGAAAGTAAAAAGAATATTACGGCCGATGAAGAAGATATCTTATTTTATCTTAAAGAAGCAGAAGATACCATCAGTTTTTATCTTTTGTTCTTAAAAAAGGAACAATCCGCAGAGCGCATTTTGCTTTTAATAGAAGATGTTTTACCTTCCAGATTGCAAACCATTTTTAAGGCAAAATATAAGGTAGATAAGAAATTTGAGCCTTTAGATTATAATTTTGATCATTGCTTACGCAAATTCTTTTTTAAAACCGATGAGAAAAATAAAAGAGCAGATTTGGATAAGTATTTTTTGGAAGTAATAGATAAGGTTTTCAAGGATAGGACATTAAGTTTATCTTGGCTATTACAGTTTTTTATGCATGAGATAAAAAAAGACTTTTTTAAAACCTATGCGCAAAATGATAACTACCGTTTTCAAAACAGTGTGCGTTATACCTTAATGAACTTAGACTTTTTTACTAATTTAGGTTTGCTTCCTATAAAATCTTTTAAGGAGGAAGGCATGTTTGTTGCTTTATATGAAAAGTATCAACTGGATAGTGCGTTAAAAAGAGGGCTCTTTTTGCTAGGTGCCTTAACTGAGCTTCTTTTGCAAATTCAGCGGGTAAAAAGGGATGGGAGTATGCCTTTTTTCAAACAACTAAAAGGACTTAAGATGAATGAAAGTGAAATAAAAGGGCTTTTGCCCAAGGTTATCAATAAGTTTATTGAGTATGAGAGCTATGGAAGAGGTAAACGTCTTTTGGCAGAAGAAGCATCTAAAAATCTATTAAATAGTGGTAGTAATTGGAAAATAACTTTAGATGAAATTAATTTCTATTTTGCCGTGGGCATGGCTTTAGCCAGTGAAGTAAAGGAAATAGCAGAAAACACAGGAGGAGGAGATGAAAGAAATAGTTAA